One segment of Aquimarina sp. BL5 DNA contains the following:
- the mltG gene encoding endolytic transglycosylase MltG yields the protein MYIKKLLLLIAVIGLIVGGLFAYFVYQAVFSPNTNFETETTTVYIPSGTTYSELRGIIYPLIKNTSSFDKIASKKGYTNKVKAGRYILKKGLNNNELVDLLRSKNTPIQLSFNNQERLENLAGRIAQQIEADSVSLLNAFKDEAFVKEKGFTIDNALAMYIPNKYEFFWNTSAEQFRSRMLKEYNRFWNDERKEKAKNIGLTFNEVTTVASIVQKETAKVDERPRVAGVYMNRYKNGWKLDADPTVIYALKKHKNDWDIVIKRVLYKDLELDSPYNTYKYKELPPGPITMPDISSIDAVLNYEKHDYYFFVANVENFGYHKFAKTLAQHGRNKKQYVDWINKQGVNR from the coding sequence ATGTACATTAAGAAATTATTATTGTTAATAGCCGTAATAGGTTTAATTGTAGGTGGATTGTTTGCATATTTTGTGTATCAAGCAGTTTTTTCTCCGAATACAAATTTCGAAACCGAAACAACTACGGTATACATTCCTTCAGGGACGACATATTCTGAATTGCGAGGGATTATATATCCACTAATTAAAAACACTTCAAGTTTTGATAAAATAGCTAGTAAAAAGGGATACACTAATAAGGTAAAGGCCGGAAGGTATATTTTAAAGAAAGGTTTAAATAATAACGAACTTGTTGATCTTTTGAGAAGTAAAAATACCCCGATTCAGTTGAGTTTTAATAATCAAGAAAGATTGGAGAACCTAGCAGGTAGGATTGCGCAACAGATAGAAGCAGATAGTGTATCACTACTTAATGCTTTTAAAGATGAGGCTTTTGTTAAAGAGAAAGGTTTTACGATTGATAATGCTTTAGCAATGTATATTCCAAATAAATATGAGTTTTTTTGGAACACATCAGCAGAACAGTTTAGAAGTCGTATGCTAAAAGAATATAATCGTTTTTGGAATGACGAAAGAAAGGAAAAAGCAAAGAATATTGGTTTGACTTTTAATGAGGTGACCACAGTTGCTTCGATTGTTCAAAAAGAAACTGCCAAGGTCGATGAACGTCCAAGAGTAGCGGGAGTGTATATGAACCGCTATAAAAATGGATGGAAATTGGATGCAGATCCCACGGTTATCTATGCGCTCAAAAAACATAAAAATGATTGGGATATTGTTATAAAAAGAGTGCTGTATAAAGACCTTGAGCTGGATAGTCCTTATAATACTTATAAATATAAAGAATTGCCGCCAGGACCTATTACTATGCCCGATATTTCTTCTATTGATGCTGTTTTAAATTATGAAAAGCATGACTATTATTTCTTCGTAGCTAATGTAGAAAACTTTGGGTATCACAAATTTGCTAAGACTTTAGCCCAACACGGAAGAAACAAAAAACAATATGTGGATTGGATCAATAAACAAGGTGTAAATCGTTAG
- a CDS encoding GNAT family N-acetyltransferase translates to MLTLKGEHIYLRALEPEDLDFVYLIENDERIWEMSTTQTPYSRFLIKQYLENAHQDIYDAKQLRLVICSYDEAAIGLIDLFDFNPTHNRAGVGILIAEEEHRGKGYGKEALTLIKNYGKTHLRLHQLYANIAEDNLASIKLFEKEGFEKIGIKKEWNLVDGIYKDELLYQLIYVH, encoded by the coding sequence ATGTTGACACTTAAAGGTGAACATATTTATTTAAGGGCATTAGAGCCAGAAGATCTTGATTTTGTTTATCTGATAGAGAATGATGAACGAATATGGGAGATGAGTACTACGCAGACACCATATTCTAGGTTTTTGATAAAACAATATTTAGAGAATGCGCATCAAGATATTTATGATGCTAAACAATTACGACTTGTAATATGTTCTTACGATGAAGCTGCAATAGGACTTATTGATTTATTTGATTTTAACCCAACCCACAATAGGGCAGGTGTTGGTATTCTTATTGCTGAAGAAGAACATCGAGGTAAAGGCTATGGAAAAGAAGCTTTAACTCTTATTAAGAATTATGGGAAAACTCATCTTCGTCTACATCAATTATATGCTAATATTGCGGAAGATAATTTAGCAAGCATTAAATTGTTTGAAAAAGAAGGTTTTGAAAAAATAGGAATAAAAAAAGAATGGAACCTTGTAGATGGTATCTATAAGGATGAACTTTTATATCAACTCATATATGTACATTAA
- the dapF gene encoding diaminopimelate epimerase, producing the protein MNLTFYKYQGTGNDFVIIDNRQSILTKNNTKIFSRLCDRKFGIGADGLMLLELPENDEDDFTMVYFNADGNESSMCGNGGRCLVAFAAFLGVIEDKAAFTAIDGKHKAEIKNGLVYLQMQNVSKIEQYDSHLFLDTGSPHHVTMVDNLINYDVENIGREIRNGAPYFETGSNVNFVEKAGEDLFTVRTYERGVEDETLSCGTGVTAVALSMHTTKMTDKEEVNIKTLGGKLKVTFRQTANGYEDIFLIGPAEQVFKGEITC; encoded by the coding sequence ATGAATCTTACTTTTTATAAATACCAAGGAACAGGTAATGATTTTGTAATCATTGATAATAGACAATCAATTTTAACCAAAAATAATACCAAAATTTTTTCGAGACTTTGTGACAGAAAATTTGGAATAGGAGCAGACGGATTAATGTTGTTAGAGCTTCCTGAAAATGATGAAGATGATTTTACAATGGTGTATTTTAATGCTGATGGGAATGAGAGTTCTATGTGTGGTAATGGTGGAAGATGTCTTGTGGCATTTGCGGCATTTCTTGGTGTTATTGAAGACAAGGCCGCATTTACAGCAATAGACGGAAAACACAAAGCAGAAATTAAAAATGGACTTGTTTATTTACAAATGCAGAATGTTTCAAAGATAGAGCAATATGATTCGCATCTATTCTTAGATACGGGTTCTCCTCATCACGTAACTATGGTGGATAATTTGATTAACTATGATGTTGAAAATATAGGTCGCGAAATTAGGAATGGAGCACCTTATTTCGAAACAGGAAGTAATGTTAATTTTGTAGAGAAAGCAGGAGAAGATTTGTTTACAGTAAGAACATACGAAAGAGGAGTAGAAGATGAAACCTTATCTTGTGGTACTGGAGTTACCGCAGTAGCATTGTCTATGCATACAACAAAGATGACTGATAAAGAAGAGGTGAATATCAAAACTCTTGGGGGAAAATTAAAAGTTACTTTTAGACAGACTGCTAATGGATACGAAGATATATTTCTTATAGGTCCTGCAGAACAAGTTTTTAAAGGAGAGATTACATGTTGA
- a CDS encoding trypsin-like peptidase domain-containing protein, which produces MKRFLNLLVVAILAGVITLGAYKTFLEPEAIVFTENETTPKTSLIPATYTTTNLNTADTNTDFTIAAEKTVNAVVHVKQYGITKSPRNLMEYFRNGGTTERRIQGAGSGVIITEDGYIVTNNHVIDGATDLEVTLNNNKSYKAEVIGTAPQSDIALIKIDTNEKLTYIPFGDSNNAKIGEWVLAVGNPFNLTSTVTAGIISAKSRDLNEYDGNFQSFIQTDAAINPGNSGGALVNIKGELIGINTAITSQTGSYVGYAFAVPSNNTRKIVEDILEFGDVQKGILGINGGNLTSEIKAKYNLNETQGVVITNVGEESGAKKAGLKVGDIIKEIDGIRIKKFSDLTGYVNTKNPNDVINVKIKRNSSELNLPVTLSKYVIQRYNIEDVGVEVANPNPEYLKKFNLDHGVIISKALSQKMQRYNLEGLIISEIDGKKVKNVLQVKQIIENKYPEEDITISLIDRDGEKREFVFQN; this is translated from the coding sequence ATGAAAAGATTTTTGAACTTATTGGTTGTCGCTATTTTAGCAGGTGTTATTACATTAGGAGCTTACAAGACTTTTTTAGAACCGGAAGCTATTGTTTTTACAGAAAATGAAACTACACCAAAAACATCATTAATTCCAGCAACTTATACCACTACAAATTTAAATACTGCAGATACGAATACAGACTTTACGATCGCTGCAGAAAAAACAGTAAACGCTGTAGTACACGTCAAACAATATGGGATTACTAAAAGCCCAAGAAATCTTATGGAGTATTTTAGGAACGGTGGAACAACGGAAAGAAGAATTCAAGGAGCCGGTTCTGGAGTAATTATAACAGAAGATGGATATATCGTAACTAATAATCACGTAATTGATGGTGCAACCGATCTGGAGGTAACCCTAAACAATAACAAATCCTATAAAGCAGAAGTAATAGGTACCGCACCGCAATCCGACATTGCTTTAATTAAAATCGATACTAACGAAAAATTAACCTATATCCCTTTTGGTGATTCTAACAACGCTAAAATAGGAGAATGGGTATTAGCTGTAGGTAATCCTTTTAATTTAACTTCTACAGTAACAGCTGGTATCATTAGTGCAAAATCTAGGGATCTAAATGAATATGACGGTAATTTTCAGTCTTTTATCCAAACAGATGCAGCTATAAACCCTGGAAATAGTGGGGGTGCTTTGGTTAATATTAAAGGAGAACTAATCGGAATTAATACCGCGATCACCTCTCAAACCGGTAGTTACGTAGGTTATGCTTTTGCAGTACCCTCTAATAATACTCGTAAGATTGTAGAGGATATTTTAGAATTCGGAGATGTACAGAAAGGAATCCTTGGAATAAATGGAGGCAACCTAACATCAGAAATTAAAGCAAAGTATAATCTAAATGAGACTCAAGGTGTAGTTATCACGAATGTAGGAGAAGAGAGTGGTGCTAAAAAAGCTGGACTTAAAGTCGGAGATATTATTAAAGAAATAGATGGTATAAGAATCAAAAAATTCTCTGATCTAACTGGTTATGTAAATACCAAAAATCCTAATGATGTAATTAATGTAAAAATTAAACGTAACAGCAGTGAATTAAATTTACCTGTTACTTTATCTAAATATGTAATCCAACGATATAATATCGAAGATGTCGGTGTAGAAGTAGCTAATCCTAATCCAGAATACCTAAAGAAATTTAATCTGGATCACGGTGTAATAATTAGCAAAGCTCTAAGTCAAAAAATGCAACGCTACAATCTAGAAGGATTAATCATCAGTGAAATTGATGGCAAAAAAGTTAAAAATGTTTTACAAGTAAAACAGATTATAGAAAATAAATATCCTGAAGAAGATATCACTATTAGCTTAATAGATCGAGATGGAGAAAAACGTGAGTTTGTTTTCCAGAATTAG
- a CDS encoding glyceraldehyde-3-phosphate dehydrogenase produces the protein MSSNEVYEKELAFQADRRRATVAFIKTVSDLWYDNSIELVLFRNQLIDKNVSEILNLHEYAGEFVQKPISIFDSVEIAQAIKLMDLPPAKLDIGKLTYEYHLAGNEFDSATSFVMNKLKDAKKFKNISPKDVVLYGFGRIGRLVARELMTITGKGSQLRLRAIVTRGSITEEILEKRASLLRNDSVHGEFSGLVETDIANSSLIINGTTVKIISANNPEDIDYTSFGIDNALLIDNTGAFRDKEALSRHLIAKGIDKVLLTAPGKGIPNIVHGVNHKENDPDKVNIFSAASCTTNAITPILQAVDESFGVINGHLETIHAYTNDQNLVDNMHNKYRRGRAAALNMVITETGAGKAVSKALPSFEGKLTSNAIRVPVPNGSLAILNLNLDKKASKESMNAIIKKYALEGNLVEQIKYSLDNELVSSDIVGSSAPSIYDSNATIVDAKGNNAILYVWYDNEYGYSHQVIRLSKYIAKVRRYTYY, from the coding sequence ATGAGTTCTAACGAAGTTTATGAGAAAGAACTTGCCTTTCAGGCAGACAGACGCCGCGCAACAGTGGCTTTCATTAAAACTGTAAGTGATCTATGGTACGACAATTCTATCGAATTAGTACTATTCCGTAACCAGTTAATTGATAAAAACGTAAGTGAAATTCTTAATTTACACGAATACGCCGGTGAGTTTGTTCAAAAACCAATTTCGATTTTTGACTCTGTAGAAATTGCCCAGGCTATTAAGTTAATGGATTTACCTCCTGCCAAATTAGATATTGGTAAACTTACTTATGAGTATCATCTTGCTGGGAATGAATTTGATTCTGCCACTAGTTTTGTGATGAACAAATTAAAAGATGCAAAGAAGTTTAAAAACATTTCTCCTAAAGATGTGGTTCTTTATGGTTTCGGACGCATTGGACGTTTAGTAGCGAGAGAACTTATGACTATTACCGGAAAAGGAAGTCAATTAAGATTAAGAGCTATCGTAACCAGAGGATCTATTACAGAAGAAATTTTAGAAAAAAGAGCTTCATTATTAAGAAATGACTCTGTTCATGGCGAATTTTCTGGTTTAGTAGAAACCGATATAGCAAACAGTTCTTTGATCATAAACGGAACTACAGTAAAAATCATTAGCGCTAATAATCCTGAAGATATAGATTATACTTCTTTCGGAATTGACAATGCACTATTAATTGATAACACTGGAGCATTTAGAGACAAAGAAGCTTTAAGCAGACATTTGATTGCCAAAGGAATTGATAAAGTTTTGCTTACCGCACCAGGAAAAGGAATTCCAAATATTGTACACGGAGTAAACCATAAAGAAAATGATCCTGATAAAGTAAATATCTTTTCTGCGGCATCTTGTACTACCAATGCAATTACCCCAATTTTACAAGCAGTAGATGAAAGCTTTGGAGTTATAAATGGTCACCTAGAAACCATACACGCATATACCAACGACCAGAATCTGGTAGATAATATGCACAACAAATACCGAAGAGGTCGCGCTGCTGCCTTAAATATGGTGATCACAGAAACAGGAGCAGGAAAAGCAGTTTCAAAAGCATTACCAAGTTTCGAAGGAAAATTAACCTCCAATGCTATTAGAGTACCGGTACCAAACGGATCTCTAGCAATTCTTAATCTTAATTTGGATAAAAAAGCTTCTAAAGAAAGTATGAATGCTATTATAAAAAAATATGCTTTAGAAGGGAATTTGGTAGAACAAATCAAGTATTCTTTGGATAATGAATTAGTTTCAAGTGATATTGTAGGTTCATCTGCACCATCCATATATGATAGTAATGCAACCATTGTAGATGCTAAGGGTAATAACGCAATCTTATATGTATGGTATGATAATGAATATGGATATAGTCATCAGGTAATTAGATTATCAAAATATATTGCCAAAGTAAGACGTTACACTTATTACTAG
- a CDS encoding tRNA (guanine-N1)-methyltransferase yields the protein MKLSKYLLVLIALFPFFETIQAQEENLTAEQALQKENIQTQFDVVIKKSGRYQEYKVVKRIWLDKLKGNTIDSLKTLEAKLNSSNQKIAEQQTSISNLETSLAKTNGDLSAVTEEKDSMTFLGISFTKGSYKTMMWTIVGGLLALLAFFVFKFKNSNSVTIQAKKALAETEAEFEDHRRRALEREQKVMRKLQDEINKQRKTGAK from the coding sequence ATGAAATTATCAAAGTACCTATTAGTTTTAATAGCTCTATTCCCCTTTTTTGAAACCATTCAGGCACAAGAAGAAAACCTAACGGCAGAACAAGCGTTACAGAAAGAAAATATTCAGACGCAATTTGATGTCGTAATCAAGAAATCCGGAAGGTATCAAGAATACAAGGTGGTAAAACGGATTTGGCTTGATAAGTTAAAAGGAAATACCATAGATTCTCTTAAAACATTAGAAGCTAAATTAAATAGCTCTAATCAAAAAATTGCTGAACAACAAACCTCTATATCAAATCTAGAAACTTCGTTGGCAAAAACAAATGGAGATCTTTCTGCTGTTACCGAAGAAAAAGATAGTATGACTTTTCTTGGGATATCATTTACCAAAGGTAGTTACAAAACGATGATGTGGACCATCGTTGGAGGACTGTTAGCACTACTCGCCTTCTTTGTTTTTAAATTTAAGAATAGTAACTCTGTTACCATTCAAGCTAAAAAAGCGTTAGCGGAGACCGAAGCAGAATTTGAAGATCACAGACGTAGAGCTTTAGAAAGAGAACAAAAAGTAATGCGTAAGCTTCAGGATGAAATCAACAAACAACGTAAAACCGGAGCGAAGTAA
- the trmD gene encoding tRNA (guanosine(37)-N1)-methyltransferase TrmD, with the protein MRIDIITVVPDILKSPFEASIMKRSIEKGLVEVHFHNLRDYTTDNYKQVDDYQFGGGAGMVMMVEPIDKCISGLKAKRTYDEIIYMTPDGETLNQSIANQLSLKGNLIILCGHYKGVDQRVRDHFITKEISVGDYVLSGGELGALILCDAIIRLIPGVLGNETSALTDSFQDDLLAPPIYTRPADYKGWKVPEVLTSGNFPKIEAWREEQAYQRTKERRPDLLDD; encoded by the coding sequence ATGCGAATAGATATAATAACGGTAGTACCGGACATTTTAAAAAGCCCTTTTGAAGCTTCCATTATGAAGCGTTCTATAGAAAAAGGACTAGTAGAAGTGCATTTTCATAATCTTAGAGATTATACCACTGACAATTATAAGCAAGTGGACGATTATCAATTTGGTGGTGGTGCCGGTATGGTAATGATGGTGGAACCAATCGATAAATGTATCTCTGGATTAAAAGCTAAAAGGACATATGATGAAATCATCTATATGACTCCAGACGGAGAAACCCTAAATCAAAGTATCGCAAATCAACTATCACTAAAAGGTAACCTGATTATTTTATGTGGTCATTACAAAGGCGTAGATCAGCGAGTTCGAGACCACTTTATTACAAAAGAAATATCGGTTGGAGATTATGTCCTTTCTGGAGGAGAATTAGGTGCTCTGATTTTGTGTGATGCAATTATAAGACTAATTCCAGGGGTTCTAGGTAATGAAACTTCCGCATTAACAGACTCGTTTCAGGATGATCTACTAGCACCTCCCATATATACAAGGCCGGCGGACTATAAAGGATGGAAAGTTCCGGAAGTACTTACATCTGGGAATTTCCCAAAAATCGAAGCTTGGCGAGAGGAACAAGCATATCAAAGAACTAAAGAACGCAGACCTGATTTATTGGATGATTAA
- the rplS gene encoding 50S ribosomal protein L19 gives MEDLVKFVQDEFVTRKDLPEFAAGDTITVYYEIKEGNKTRTQFFRGVVIQRRGSGSSETFTIRKMSGTVGVERIFPVNLPALQKIEVNKRGKVRRARIFYFRELTGKKARIKEKRS, from the coding sequence ATGGAAGATTTAGTAAAATTCGTACAAGACGAATTTGTTACAAGAAAAGATTTACCTGAATTCGCTGCAGGTGATACAATCACAGTATATTACGAAATTAAAGAAGGAAACAAGACACGTACACAGTTCTTTAGAGGAGTTGTAATCCAAAGAAGAGGTTCTGGTTCTAGTGAAACTTTCACAATTAGAAAAATGTCTGGAACTGTAGGTGTAGAGCGTATTTTTCCAGTAAATTTACCTGCACTTCAGAAAATTGAAGTTAACAAAAGAGGTAAAGTTCGTAGAGCACGTATATTCTACTTTAGAGAACTTACTGGTAAGAAAGCACGTATCAAAGAAAAGAGAAGCTAA
- a CDS encoding NADP-dependent isocitrate dehydrogenase, whose protein sequence is MGIESSKIVYTKTDEAPALATYSFLPIVKKFTKAASIEIETKDISLAARILAVFPENLSDKQSQANALAELGELALKPEANIIKLPNISASVPQLKAAIAELQLQGFNIPNYPEEPKNDAEKEIKGRYDKIKGSAVNPVLREGNSDRRAPKPVKQYARKNPHSMGAWSSDSKTHVATMASGDFRSNEKSVTVADAGDVKIEFVDINGNTTVLKEKTALLASEIIDASVMSKKALISFLEEQIADAKEKNVLFSLHMKATMMKVSDPIIFGHAVEVFFKDVFAKHSEILEEIGVEVNNGFGDLVNKLKKIPDAAKRTEIEADIKACYENGPELAMVNSDQGITNLHVPSDVIIDASMPAMIRTSGQMWDANGNTQDTKAVIPDSSYAGIYQETIDFCKKHGAFDPTTMGTVPNVGLMAKKAEEYGSHDKTFEIKANGSVRVVNATGTVLIEHAVEEGDIWRMCQTKDAPVKDWVKLAVSRARATGTPAIFWLDENRAHDASLIEKVNKYLPEHDTTGLDIRIMSPVEATRFSLERIKDGKDTISVTGNVLRDYNTDLFPILELGTSAKMLSIVPLMNGGGLFETGAGGSAPKHVQQFNKEGHLRWDSLGEFLALAVSLEHLGETNDNQKALIIAEALDQATEAFLENKKSPSRKVNELDNRGSHFYLALYWAQALAEQNKDADLQTEFSSIAKQLADNETTIIQELNDAQGNAVDMGGYYWPDVTKVAKAMRPSQTLNKIIG, encoded by the coding sequence ATGGGAATTGAATCCTCTAAAATTGTTTACACAAAAACTGATGAAGCACCTGCATTAGCTACCTATTCTTTTTTACCTATTGTAAAAAAATTCACAAAAGCTGCCAGTATAGAAATAGAGACTAAAGACATATCTCTTGCAGCGAGAATTCTAGCAGTTTTCCCAGAGAATCTTTCAGACAAACAAAGCCAGGCTAATGCGTTAGCAGAACTTGGTGAATTAGCGCTAAAACCCGAAGCTAACATCATCAAACTTCCTAATATTAGTGCTTCTGTTCCTCAGTTAAAAGCTGCAATAGCAGAGTTACAATTACAAGGTTTTAATATTCCCAATTACCCAGAAGAACCTAAGAATGATGCCGAAAAAGAAATTAAAGGCAGATATGATAAAATTAAAGGTAGTGCTGTAAATCCAGTTTTAAGAGAAGGAAACTCTGATCGTAGAGCTCCTAAACCTGTAAAGCAATACGCCAGAAAGAACCCGCACTCTATGGGTGCTTGGAGTAGTGATTCTAAAACACACGTAGCAACAATGGCTAGTGGTGATTTTCGTTCTAATGAAAAGTCTGTCACAGTTGCTGATGCCGGTGATGTAAAAATCGAATTTGTAGATATTAATGGAAATACTACGGTTTTAAAAGAAAAAACTGCATTACTTGCTAGTGAAATCATTGATGCATCTGTTATGAGTAAAAAAGCATTGATTTCCTTTCTAGAAGAGCAAATTGCAGATGCTAAGGAGAAAAATGTATTATTTTCATTACATATGAAAGCTACCATGATGAAGGTGTCAGATCCTATTATCTTTGGACACGCTGTAGAAGTTTTCTTTAAGGATGTTTTTGCAAAACATAGCGAAATACTTGAAGAAATTGGTGTAGAAGTAAATAATGGTTTCGGAGATCTTGTTAATAAATTGAAGAAAATACCAGATGCCGCTAAAAGAACTGAGATCGAAGCTGACATAAAAGCTTGTTACGAAAACGGACCTGAATTAGCTATGGTAAATTCTGATCAAGGAATTACTAATCTTCACGTTCCTAGTGATGTGATTATCGATGCTTCTATGCCCGCTATGATTCGTACTTCGGGTCAGATGTGGGATGCAAATGGTAATACACAAGATACTAAAGCGGTTATTCCTGATAGTAGTTATGCTGGTATATATCAAGAAACGATAGATTTTTGTAAAAAACACGGGGCTTTTGATCCAACTACTATGGGAACTGTACCCAATGTAGGCTTAATGGCTAAAAAGGCTGAAGAATATGGTTCTCACGATAAAACTTTTGAAATTAAAGCAAATGGATCAGTACGTGTGGTAAATGCAACAGGCACTGTTTTAATTGAACATGCAGTAGAAGAAGGCGATATCTGGAGAATGTGTCAAACCAAAGATGCTCCAGTAAAAGACTGGGTAAAATTAGCGGTAAGCAGAGCTCGAGCTACAGGTACTCCTGCAATATTCTGGTTAGATGAAAATAGAGCACACGATGCTAGTTTAATAGAGAAAGTAAATAAGTATTTACCAGAACATGACACAACGGGACTTGATATTAGAATCATGTCTCCTGTAGAGGCTACTAGGTTCTCTTTAGAAAGAATAAAAGATGGAAAAGATACAATTTCGGTAACAGGAAATGTATTACGTGATTATAACACAGACCTCTTCCCTATTCTAGAACTCGGAACCAGTGCCAAAATGCTTTCTATTGTTCCTTTGATGAACGGTGGAGGTTTATTCGAAACTGGTGCTGGTGGATCTGCTCCTAAGCACGTACAACAGTTTAACAAAGAAGGCCACTTACGCTGGGATTCTTTAGGAGAGTTTCTAGCACTAGCTGTTTCTTTAGAACATTTAGGAGAAACTAATGATAATCAGAAAGCTTTAATAATAGCCGAAGCATTAGATCAAGCTACAGAAGCATTTTTAGAAAACAAAAAATCCCCTTCTCGAAAGGTGAACGAATTAGATAATAGAGGTAGTCACTTCTATCTTGCTTTGTATTGGGCTCAAGCACTTGCAGAACAAAATAAAGATGCAGATCTTCAAACGGAGTTTAGTTCAATCGCAAAGCAATTAGCGGATAATGAAACTACAATAATCCAAGAATTAAATGATGCTCAAGGAAATGCAGTGGATATGGGTGGTTACTACTGGCCAGATGTTACTAAAGTAGCTAAGGCAATGCGTCCTAGCCAAACATTGAATAAGATTATAGGATAA